TTTGCGAAAACCGGTTGGCGAGCCTGACTCCGGCACTGACCCTAAACGACTATGGCTGCTTCGTTCCCGACCTGACCAGGTTCACCGTCGAACCATGCGGAGGGGCCCGCCAGCACGAATTCTAGCAGAGCTGCGCTCTGCCTGCGAATTCGTGCTGGTGGGCCCCCGAGGGGGCCTGGATGTGCGCCCCCTCCCCGGCCCTCCCCCCGAGGGGGAGGGAGGGCGGGCTTTGCTTCGCTTGCCCGCTTTGGCTCGCTTCGCTTTGCCTGGGTGGCTTGCTTCGCTTTGCCTTGCTTGCTTTGCCCGATCTGCCCTGCTTGCCCTGCTTGCCCTGCTTGCCCTGCTTGCCCTGCTTGCCCTGCTTGCCCTGCTTGCCCTGCTTGCCCGGCATCGCCTTGCCGGCTCTGCCTTGCTCTCTTTGCCTTGGCTTGGATGGCTAGTTCAGGATGGTGATGCTGGGGGTGCGGACGGGGAGCACGGCGGTTTCGCAGGTGCCCAGGTCGTCGGAGGTCACGACCCAGGGATGCGAGACGTAGGTTTTCTGGATGTAGCTGTCGCCGGGTTGCAGGCGGGTGTAGTAGACGCGGCGACCTTCGTAGTTGAGCCAGTAGATCGTTTTGATTTCTTTGCCGTGGTTGATGAATTCGACCTGGGTCGGGCGGGCGGCGTCGCGCGAGCGCAGGGTCTTGCCTTCACCGGCGCAGGAGGTGCGCTCGGCGTGGGTGGCGGGCGACAGGGCGTGGCTGGCGGCGGGCAGCGCGACGATGGCGACGACCACGCACCGCGCGAGACAAAGGGCGACGAGCCGGGTCTGGCGCGGGACGGGACAGTGCATGCTCGGGGGCTCCTGGGTCAAAGGTCTATCCACGCGCGCGCCCGGGGGAAGTACAGCGCGGCACGGGTCGGGCGGCCGTCCAGGGCGGTGACCTGGGCACAGTAGCGGCGCAGCTGCTCGCCGTGGCGTTGGCGCATGCGCGCGGCAAAGGCCTCGGCGGATTCGCCGGGCTGGGAACGGCCGGTCTTGTAGTCGACGATGAGCCAGCCGTCCTCGGTGCTGAGCGCCAGGTCGATGACGGAGACCTTGCCGGCGGCGTCGATCAGCGGCCATTCTCGGCGCGCACCGGATTGGGACAGCAGCCATTGGCCGCGCGGGTCGGACAAGGTGGCCTGCAGCGTTTCCAGCACGGCTTCGGCGGCCGCGTCGGCCTGACTGGCGGGGATGCCGGCGCGGGTCAGCTGGCGCCGCATGGCGGACAGGCGGCTGGCCAGCGCCGTGGCCGGCCAGGCGGCGATGCCGTCGCGGCCGATGCGTTCGAGCCAGGCGTGCGCCAGCGTGCCGATGGCGGCGTCATAGCCGGCCTCCAGCTGCCAGGCGGGATGCTCGGCCGCGTCGCCCCAGCCGTCGCGCGCGCCGGCCGAGAAGCCCGGGCTGAAACTGGGCTCGGCGCGGCCGGCCAGCTGCGCCAGTCCGGCGGCGGAGATGCGACGCAGGGGATCGCCCTGCCATTCCGGGCCGTCGTCGGCTTGGCGCGCGGCCTCGCCCTCGCGCGCCGGCGGCTCGGGCGGCGTCAGCCAGGGCCACAGGCGGCCAAGCAGGCTGGCCGCTGGCGGGGCCTTGGCCTGTCCGGCGTCGTCCACCGACACATGGCCGACCAGATGCAGGCGCTTGCGCGCGCGCGTGGCGGCCACGTACAGCAGCCGGTCCACCTCATAGGACGCGCGGCGCGCCTCGCGCGCGCCCAGGTAGCGGGACACGGGATCGGCCTCGGTCTCGGCGCGCGGCTTGACCGGGCCGAACAGCACCCGGTCGGCGTTCTGCTCGAAGCGCACCAGCGGCGCCTGATCACCGCGCGGCGCGCGGTGCAGACCATAAAGGATGACCGTCTCGAATTGCAGGCCCTTGGACTTGTGCATGGTCATGATCTCGACCGCGCCGTCCTCGCCAGCCGCGTCAGGCGCGGCGAACAGCCGCGCGATGCCGGCTTCCAGCGCGGCCATGTCGATCGCGCCGTGCGGCGCCAGGCGCTCGACCAGCTGGAACAGGCTTTCCGCGTCATTGGCGACGGACAGCCCCGTGTACAGCGCCGGACCGCCGAGGCGTCGCCAACAGGCCTCGACCCAGGCCGCGAAGGGCATGGCGCCGGAATCGTTGCGCGCGTCCAGCAGGACGGCGGCGGCCTGGCGCAGGCGTTCGTACTCGTCCGCGCCCAGCACGTCGCGCGCGCGTGGTCCGGCCCGGCCCTCGTCCTCCCGCACAGCGGGCGGCGCGTCGAACAGCGAGCCCTGTACGGGCGTCTGCGAGGCGGCTGACTCCGGATCCGGTTCGCGCAGCGCGCGCTCCAGCAGCACGGGCACGGGCGTGACGTGATCCTCGCCGAACAGGCGTTGCAGCGAGGTCAGGGTCAGGCCGCAGAACGGCGCGCGCAACACCGACAGCCAGGCCAGCCGGTCGGCCGGATGCGACAGCGCCCGCAGCAGTTGCACCAGATCCGCCACCACCGGCCGCAGGGCCAGCGGCACCAGGTCCACCGCGCGGCAGCTGATGCCCTCCTGCGTCAACCGGCGCGTCAGGTTGCCCAGATGGCTGCGCGCGCGCACCAGCACCGCCACTGGATGCTTGCTGCCCTTGTGTTCCTTGAGCGCCTGCCGCACCAGCGTCACCGCGATGTCCTCGGCCTGCTGCTCGGCGGCCTCGGCGTCGCCCCGCGACCAGGCGGGATGGAACTCGACGGCCGTGCCGGGCAGCGCATCATGAAAGGCCGTCGACGCGCTGTAGGCGATGGCGCCCGCGATCGGATCGTTGCTGCGGGGCATCAGGCCGACGAAGGAACGATTCACCCAGTTCACCACGCCGGCCTGCGAACGGAAGTTGTCGGTGAGGTTCAGAAATTCCGGTTGCAGCAAGCCCACGCCCTCTTCCTTAACCTGCAGGAACAGGCGCACCTCGGCCTTACGGAAGCGGTAGATCGACTGCATCGGGTCGCCGACCAGGAACAGGCTGCGGCCGTCCCCTTCCTGCCAGCCCGAGGTCAGCGTGTTCAACAGGTCCAGCTGCGTCTGGCTGGTGTCCTGGAACTCGTCGATCAGCAGATGGCGGATCGAGGCATCCAGCTTCAGCAGCAGTTCGCCGGGATCGTCGGCATGGCCCAGCGCCGACGCCGCGCGCTGGGCGATCTCGATGAAGTCGATTTCGCCTGTGTCGGAGAAGCGCAGCCGCAGCTGCGCCACCGCCAGCTTCAAGGTCATGAGCTGCGCGCCCAGCACCCGCCACTGCGCGTCGGTGAAGGCGGGATCGGGAATGTCGCGCGCGGCATCCAGCCGGCGCACCCATGGCGCGTCGGCATCGGCGCCTTCGAGCCAGGCGACGAAGGGTTCCTTGTGCGCGCACTTGGCTGGAAAGCCCAGGTTCTTGTTGACCGTCTTGCGCAACGAGCCGGTGCCGGTCAGCAGCAGATGGGCCAGCGCGCGCCACGCGTCCAGCGCAAAGGCGTCGGGCGGCAGCTCGTCGGTCCAATCGAGCAGCGCCGCGAGCTTGTTGTCTTCCCCGCCCTCCTGCAGCTGCGTCGCGGCCAGCCGCGCCGGGCCGCTCAGCGCCTCGGCCCAGCCCAACGGCATGGCGTCGGACAGCGCCAGCAAGTCCTCGCCGATGGCATCGGCCAGCCATTCCTCCATGCTCTCGCGGTCCGAACCGTGGGCCAGCAGCGGCAGCCACTGGTCGCGCTGGCCGAGCATGTCGGCGATGGCGTCCTTGGCGGCCTGCACGTCCACATCCAGGTGTTCCAGCAGGATGCGGACTTCCTCGAAATCGTCGGCCAGATCCAGCGTGGCGCGGGCCGCGGCCTCGTAGTGCGCGCGCGCGTCGTCGGTGATCTCCGGCATGCCGCCCAGCTCGGACAGCCAGGGCATGCTGCGCACCAGGCCGGCGCAGAACGAGTCGATGGTGCGGATGGCCAGCCGCGCCGGGTGCTCCAGCAGATGCCAGCCCAGCTCGTCGTTGCGCGCCAGCGCGTCGCGCGCCAGTTCCCAGCTGCGGCGCTCGTGCATGGGCTCGGGCATGGGCTCCAGGCCGCGCCGCAGCTTGCTCAGCACGCGCGCGTGCATTTCCGAGGCGGCCTTGCGCGTGAAGGTAATGGCCACGATTTCCTCGGGCCGGTTCACCGTGGCCAGCAGCGCCAGGATGCGATCGGTCAACAGCTCGGTCTTGCCGGATCCCGCCGGCGCCTGCACCAGGAACGAGCGCAACGGGTCCAGCGCCTCGGCGCGCGCGGCGTGGTCGTGGGGCAGGCGTTCTTGTTCCGCCATCTAGGCGTCCTCGTCGTCCAGGTGCAGCCGCAGGAACGGCAAGGCGTCGCAGTATTTCAGGTCGTCGCGACGATAGGCCACGTTGGGGGCCACGCCCGCGGCGTATTCGTCGGCCAGCGCCTCGATCGCCTCGCGCCAGCGCTGGCGGATCTCGGGCCAGGACAGGCCGTCGAAATACTTGCTGTCCTCGGCCAGCGTGACGCCCGCCATGCCCAGGTCGACATCGGCCAGGCCCTGCGCCGCCACCTGCCGCGCATGGATCTGCGCCAGCACCAGCCCGGCCACCTCGGCGCCAGAGGCGTCAGCCAGCACGGAGGCATAGAACGGCAGTTGCACGTTCACGGGCCGGCGGCGCGACCAGTCGGGTTCGGGCTTGGCGGCGGACGCGCCGGTCTTGTAGTCGACGATGACCTTGCGGCCGTCGTCCAGCGCGTCGATGCGGTCCAGCCGCAGCTTGAGCATCAGCGCGCCGCGCTGCCATTGCTGGTCCTTCTCGACCTGCGCGACGGAGAACGGCAGGCGCCGCGCCTCCAGGTCCAGCCAGTTGGCGAGCACGCGCCGCGCGCGCTCGCATTCCAGCGTCTTGAGCGCGGGGGCGTAATTGGTCAGGGTCTCGTCGGCGGCCTGCGCCACGGCCTGCTCCAGCAGGGGCTCCACCCGCGCCTCGGCCATGGCCGCGTGCAGCGCGTCCTGGTCAGGCAGCATGCCCCAGGCCAGTTCCAGCGCGCGATGCAGGAACTGTCCGCGCACGCTGATGGCGGCCACGTCGGCATAGGCCGCCATCGCGCGGCCGCCGAGGCGGTGGCGCACGAAGGCCCACAGGGGGTTGCGCGCCTGCGTGTCGAGCACGTCCAGACCGCCGCCGCCACGGCCGCCCGGCGCCAGCGGCGGGCCTTGCCGGTCGTCCAGCGACTCCTGCGGCAGGGGCTCGGCCGCCGCCGGCCGGGCGGGCGTCCAGTCCAGCGGCGCGGCGCCCGCGATCAGCGGCGACGGGCGCAGTTCTCGCTCGCCGTCCATGTGCGCATGGCTGACAATGATCTCGGGCGCGCAGCGGCACAGCGCCGCATACATGCCTTCGGCCCATTCGCGTTCGCGTTCGGGCGTGGCGCGCGGCGCGCGCGCCTGGCGCAGCACCGCCAGCGGCAGCAGCGGATTGGGCTTGGGCGAGGCCGGCAGCACGTCGTCGGTCAGGCCCAGCACCCAGACCCCATCCCAATAACCGCCCTCGGCCTCCAACAGGCCCAGCACGTCCAACCGCGCCGACGGGTCGCGCTGCGGCTGGAAGGTGGCCGTCCTGGCCACGCTTTCCAACAGGCGCACGGCGGCCTGCCCGCCCAGCTTGCCGGCCGCCGGCGCCAGCGCCGAGAAACTGCCCAGCGCCTCGCCCAGCGCGCCCATCACCTGATAGGCCACGCTGTCCAGCGCGGCTTCGCCCGGAAAGCCCAGCGCCGTCAGGGCCGCCTTCATGCGCGGCATCCATACGTCGCAACTGGCCTTGCGGCCGCCTTGCGTCCAGATGTCCATGGCCTGGTTCCAGGCCTGCGCCAATACCGGCGTCATCGAGAGCTGCCTGCGCCATTCCTGCGCGCTGACGCGCTGGCGGGCATCGCGCCGCCAGCGCGCGTCGATGGCGGACAGGCGCGAGCGCTCGCGCACATCGCCGGCGCAATGGCCGGCCAGCAGCGCGGCGCCCAGCGTCTGCACGCCGCAGCCCTTGCCGTCCGCGCATTCGGCCAGCGCGCGCAGCCAGGCCAGCGCCGCGCGCGCCATCGGCCATTCATCCAGTGGCCGGCCCACGGCCACGTTGAACGCCAGCGCGGGCGCGCCGTCGCGGCCGGCCAGCGCCTGGCCCAGCACGCGCCGGGCGAACACGGATTCGGCTTCCAGTTGCGGCGAGACGATGGCGTAGCGACCTGTCGGATGGACCTGCAATTGCGTCGCGGCCCAACTCGCGGCGGCGCGCCACTCGCTGCCCTGATCCGGGGCCTCGAAGCGACGCGGTTGCGCGGGCGCGCGCTGCGCGTCGCGCCACTGGCCGATGTCCGAGCCCTGGGCCGCGAACGCGTCCAGCAGGCGCGCGAAGCGCGGCGAGACCTCGGTGAAGCCGGCCAGCACCAGCCGCTGCGGCGTTGCCAGCCGGCCCTGGCCCAGCGCGTCCAGCACGCGCGCATAACCCTGGTTCGCATCCTCGGCGTCCAGCTCGGCCAGGGCCTCGCGGTAGCGCAGGCGCCAGCGGGCAAAGCCCTTGTATTCATCGGTGTCCGCGCCCGATGGCACGCGCAGCTCCCACTCGTCCATGAGCAGGTCGGCGTCCATGGCCAGCCGCGCCGCCTGGCGCGCGTCCAGCAGCACGCGCTCGGCCTCCTCGGCGCGGATCGCCTCGGTCCACACCATCTGCGTGGCGAAGCTGTCCAGCCGATATGCGGGCATGTCGCCGCCGGCGTCGAACGCCAGCTCATTAGCCGACTCAGCCAGCCAGGCGGACAGGGGCACGATGCGCGGCAGCTCGCTGACCTGCCGCTCGGCGCGCAACAGGCCCGCCAGCTCCAGCGTCAGGCGGCGGGCGAGGCGGTTGTTCACGGTCAGCACCAACGTGCCGGCCGCTGGCAGGCCGCCGATATCCGGCAATGACAGTTCAGGATAGGAAAGCGGTGCGTCCTGCATGGGCACCCGCCGCGAGCATGGCGCGCGCGGCGGCGAAAGAAGGCCAGGCCGTAGGATACCGCGAGCGCCGCGGCCTGTTTGCGTCCGGGCGAGTCAAAAACCGCAGAGCGCGGCCAGGTTTTCCCAATGGATCTGCATGTCGGGCGTGGTGTACCCCCAGAACGCCAGGCCCAGCGCCAGGACCAGCGCCAGGCCGCCCGCGATCCGCCAGCCTCGGCGGATCGGGAGCTTGCTTTCAGGCGGATGCGGGCTCATATCGGATTCCATGATCGGCCGGGACGGGGATGCGCGTCAGGCGGCGGCGGGCTGCGCCACCGGCTGCTCGCGCACTGGCAGGCACAGCAGCGCGGCCAGCACGGCCAGCACCACGCCCAGCCACCAGACCATATCGTAGTTGCCGGTCTTGGCATAGGCGTAGCCGCCCAGCCAGACCCCAACGAAGCTGCCCAGCTGATGACCCAGGAACACGATGCCCGACAGGGTGGCCGCATAGCGCAGGCCGTAGATCTGCCCGATCAACCCCTGCGTCAACGGCACCGTGCCCAGCCAGAACAGTCCCATCCAGGCGGCGAAGACGTACAGCACCCACGACGACAGCGGCAGCCAGAGCAGCAGCAGGATACCGAAGGCGCGCATGCCGTAGACCACGGCGAGCAAGCGCTTCTTGCTGTACTTGCCGCCCAGCTTGCCGGCATAGAACGAACCCAGCACGTTGAACAGGCCGATCAGCGCAATCGCGGTGGCCCCCTGCGCCGCCGTCAGGCCGCCGTCGGTGACATAGGCCGGCAGGTGCAGCGTGATGAAGGCGGTATGGAAGCCGCAGACGAAGTAGCTCCAGAACAGGAAATGGAACGACGGATGCCGCACGGCCTGACGCACCGCCGCAGCCAGCGACTGATGCGGACCCGCATGGACCTGCGGACGACCGCGCAGGTAATAGGCCAGCGGCGCGGCGCAGGCCACGAACAGGGACAGCACCCACAGCGCGCCCGGCCAGTCCAGGCCGTTGATCAGCACCTGCCCGGTCGGCACCACCGCGAACTGCCCCATCGAGCCGCCGGCGCTGGCGATGCCCATCGCCGTGCTGCGGTAAGCGGGCGGGACCGACCGCGCCACCACGGGCAGGATCACCGGAAAGGTCGTGCCGGCCTGGCCCAGCCCCACCAGCACGCCCGCCGTCAGGTACAGCGTGGTCTCGTCGGTGGCGAAGCGCGTGCCGATCATGCCCAGCATGTACAGCACCGCGCCCAGCGCGATGGTGCGGCCCGAGCCGTAGCGGTCGGCCAGGATGCCCATGAAGATACAGGCGCCGCCCCAGACCAGGTTCTGCAGCGCGAAGGCCATCGAGAACACGTCGCGTCCCCAGCCATGGGCCAGCCCCATGGGCTGCATGAACAGCCCGAACGTGGCCCGCACGCCCATGGCGAGCAGCACCACCAGCGTGCCCAGGATCAGGGTGCGCATGGAAATCTTGTCAGTTTGGCTGGACATGAAAGCCGTGTCTCTTATTGAATCGTTATTGATTGTCGAAACGCCGCTCCCCTCCATGGGACGGCGCGGCGCCTGGGGCCAGACCGGCCGGGCGCAAACATGAACATGATAAACAACTGCGGGCGCCGCCCCGGCAATATCCTTGTCGCCGCATCGTCCTTGGCCGGATCGGCGCGGCGCGTCCGTGGCTTTCCGCCGCGCCGGCTTGGGCCGGAGCCGTCAAGATCCGGCTCCGATTTGGGGCTTGGCCGTCCTGCTGATAGACTTGCGTCCGGCTTGAAACGACCGGGTTGCCGGTGACGCGCTTGCGCGCCCCAGGCGACACACGGCGGACCATACGGGTGCGCTACACTTTTCCCGGACGTTTCAACGCAGCATCGAGGCTCGGGCGCATGGCGCCAGGCCAGGACTGGCGCCTCTCACGCCAGCATCCGTCTCGCCGTAGTTAAATGGATATAACCGGCCCCTCCTAAGGGTCAATTGGTGGTTCGATTCCACCCGGCGAGGCCACTTCATCCCCCTTCAGTTCCCCTCCCCCGCGCCCTCCCGCCACGCGTGAAAATTGCCCGCGTTCAGCAGGATGAGGGTTATTCCGGGCTACGCTCACGCGCCGCGCGACGGTAGCGTCTCGGGACGCCAATTGTGACGAATCTTTCCGACGTCAATACGTCCCCATAATTTTTTTCGGCGATGATGGTAATTCGTCTTGCCTACTACTTGAAATTACTGTTTAAATTCGACGCGTAAGCCTCTAATTCATCTGGACTTTTTTTGAAGTGCCCGACGAACGGCGTACGAAACATCTCTATACAGACTGACAAGCCTGCTGAAACCATGGCATTTACCTGGACACGTGCAATTGCGAACGCGATAGCGCCCATGGCGCTGGCGATGTGCGCGCTCCTGCCCCCCGCCGCGCAAGCCGCGAAAAATTCCGATCCTTGCAAGACCAACGCCAAATCGGCGGCCTGCAAGGCGCAACAAGCCAAGAAAGCCCCCGCCCCGTCCGCCAAGTCCGGCGCTGGCAAAGCCGCCGCTGGCAAACCCGCCGCCGGCAAGGGCGCATCGCCGAAACAGGCCGCCGGCAAGGCCTCGTCCCCCAAGCAAGCCGCTGGCAAGGGCCCCGCCTCCAAGCAGGCCGCGGGCAAGGCGCCCGCCCCCAAGCATGCCGCCGCGCCCAAGCAGCCGGCCGGCAAGAAGGCCGCCGCGCCCAAGGGCGGCAAACCCGCCGCCGTGGCGCAGAAAGGCACGCCCAAGGCCAACGCCGCCGGCAAGGGCGGCAAGGGTGGCAAGAACGACAAGCCCAACAAACCCGGCCGTGGCCGGGCGGCGGTCGCCGCGGCATCCTCGGCCGCCATGCCGCCGCCGGCATCGTCGGTGCGCGCCGAAGCCGCCGCACTGCGCTCCAGCACCGCCTACGTGCAGGACCTGGAAACCTCCACCGTGCTGTTCGCCAAGAACGAGAATGTGGTGCGCCCGATCGCCTCGATCTCCAAGCTGATGACGGCCGTGGTGGTGGTGGATGCCAACCAGCCCATGAACGAAATGCTGGAAATCACCGATGACGACATCGACGGCCTCAAGCACACGACCTCGCGCCTGCGCGTGGGCACCCGGCTGAGCCGCGGCGACATGCTGCACCTGGCGCTAATGTCTTCCGAGAACCGCGCCGCCAACGCGCTGGGCCGCAACTACCCGGGCGGCCTGCCGGCTTTCGTGGCCGCCATGAACGCCAAGGCGCAGGCGCTGGGCATGACCAGCACGCGCTTCATCGAGCCCACCGGCCTGTCCAGCGACAACGTATCCTCGCCGCACGACCTGGCCCGCCTGCTGCGCGCCGCATCGCAGCGACCGCTGATCCACCGCTACTCCACCGACACCGAGTACGACGTCGAGATCAACAACCGCACGCAGACCTTCCGCAACACCAACCTGCTGGTGCGCAAGCCCGACTGGGATATCAAGGTCTCCAAGACCGGTTTCATCAACGAGGCCGGCGAGTGCCTGGTCATGCTGGCCCGCATCAACGGCCGCGACCTGGCCATCGTGCTGCTGGACTCGCAGGGCAAGCTCTCGCGCATTGGCGACGCGGTACGCATCCGCCGCATCGTGCAGAGCGAAGTCGCGCTGGCGCAGGCCCAGCCCGGCG
The Achromobacter sp. AONIH1 DNA segment above includes these coding regions:
- a CDS encoding exodeoxyribonuclease V subunit beta translates to MAEQERLPHDHAARAEALDPLRSFLVQAPAGSGKTELLTDRILALLATVNRPEEIVAITFTRKAASEMHARVLSKLRRGLEPMPEPMHERRSWELARDALARNDELGWHLLEHPARLAIRTIDSFCAGLVRSMPWLSELGGMPEITDDARAHYEAAARATLDLADDFEEVRILLEHLDVDVQAAKDAIADMLGQRDQWLPLLAHGSDRESMEEWLADAIGEDLLALSDAMPLGWAEALSGPARLAATQLQEGGEDNKLAALLDWTDELPPDAFALDAWRALAHLLLTGTGSLRKTVNKNLGFPAKCAHKEPFVAWLEGADADAPWVRRLDAARDIPDPAFTDAQWRVLGAQLMTLKLAVAQLRLRFSDTGEIDFIEIAQRAASALGHADDPGELLLKLDASIRHLLIDEFQDTSQTQLDLLNTLTSGWQEGDGRSLFLVGDPMQSIYRFRKAEVRLFLQVKEEGVGLLQPEFLNLTDNFRSQAGVVNWVNRSFVGLMPRSNDPIAGAIAYSASTAFHDALPGTAVEFHPAWSRGDAEAAEQQAEDIAVTLVRQALKEHKGSKHPVAVLVRARSHLGNLTRRLTQEGISCRAVDLVPLALRPVVADLVQLLRALSHPADRLAWLSVLRAPFCGLTLTSLQRLFGEDHVTPVPVLLERALREPDPESAASQTPVQGSLFDAPPAVREDEGRAGPRARDVLGADEYERLRQAAAVLLDARNDSGAMPFAAWVEACWRRLGGPALYTGLSVANDAESLFQLVERLAPHGAIDMAALEAGIARLFAAPDAAGEDGAVEIMTMHKSKGLQFETVILYGLHRAPRGDQAPLVRFEQNADRVLFGPVKPRAETEADPVSRYLGAREARRASYEVDRLLYVAATRARKRLHLVGHVSVDDAGQAKAPPAASLLGRLWPWLTPPEPPAREGEAARQADDGPEWQGDPLRRISAAGLAQLAGRAEPSFSPGFSAGARDGWGDAAEHPAWQLEAGYDAAIGTLAHAWLERIGRDGIAAWPATALASRLSAMRRQLTRAGIPASQADAAAEAVLETLQATLSDPRGQWLLSQSGARREWPLIDAAGKVSVIDLALSTEDGWLIVDYKTGRSQPGESAEAFAARMRQRHGEQLRRYCAQVTALDGRPTRAALYFPRARAWIDL
- a CDS encoding PD-(D/E)XK nuclease family protein, whose product is MQDAPLSYPELSLPDIGGLPAAGTLVLTVNNRLARRLTLELAGLLRAERQVSELPRIVPLSAWLAESANELAFDAGGDMPAYRLDSFATQMVWTEAIRAEEAERVLLDARQAARLAMDADLLMDEWELRVPSGADTDEYKGFARWRLRYREALAELDAEDANQGYARVLDALGQGRLATPQRLVLAGFTEVSPRFARLLDAFAAQGSDIGQWRDAQRAPAQPRRFEAPDQGSEWRAAASWAATQLQVHPTGRYAIVSPQLEAESVFARRVLGQALAGRDGAPALAFNVAVGRPLDEWPMARAALAWLRALAECADGKGCGVQTLGAALLAGHCAGDVRERSRLSAIDARWRRDARQRVSAQEWRRQLSMTPVLAQAWNQAMDIWTQGGRKASCDVWMPRMKAALTALGFPGEAALDSVAYQVMGALGEALGSFSALAPAAGKLGGQAAVRLLESVARTATFQPQRDPSARLDVLGLLEAEGGYWDGVWVLGLTDDVLPASPKPNPLLPLAVLRQARAPRATPEREREWAEGMYAALCRCAPEIIVSHAHMDGERELRPSPLIAGAAPLDWTPARPAAAEPLPQESLDDRQGPPLAPGGRGGGGLDVLDTQARNPLWAFVRHRLGGRAMAAYADVAAISVRGQFLHRALELAWGMLPDQDALHAAMAEARVEPLLEQAVAQAADETLTNYAPALKTLECERARRVLANWLDLEARRLPFSVAQVEKDQQWQRGALMLKLRLDRIDALDDGRKVIVDYKTGASAAKPEPDWSRRRPVNVQLPFYASVLADASGAEVAGLVLAQIHARQVAAQGLADVDLGMAGVTLAEDSKYFDGLSWPEIRQRWREAIEALADEYAAGVAPNVAYRRDDLKYCDALPFLRLHLDDEDA
- a CDS encoding MFS transporter yields the protein MSSQTDKISMRTLILGTLVVLLAMGVRATFGLFMQPMGLAHGWGRDVFSMAFALQNLVWGGACIFMGILADRYGSGRTIALGAVLYMLGMIGTRFATDETTLYLTAGVLVGLGQAGTTFPVILPVVARSVPPAYRSTAMGIASAGGSMGQFAVVPTGQVLINGLDWPGALWVLSLFVACAAPLAYYLRGRPQVHAGPHQSLAAAVRQAVRHPSFHFLFWSYFVCGFHTAFITLHLPAYVTDGGLTAAQGATAIALIGLFNVLGSFYAGKLGGKYSKKRLLAVVYGMRAFGILLLLWLPLSSWVLYVFAAWMGLFWLGTVPLTQGLIGQIYGLRYAATLSGIVFLGHQLGSFVGVWLGGYAYAKTGNYDMVWWLGVVLAVLAALLCLPVREQPVAQPAAA
- the pbpG gene encoding D-alanyl-D-alanine endopeptidase, which gives rise to MAFTWTRAIANAIAPMALAMCALLPPAAQAAKNSDPCKTNAKSAACKAQQAKKAPAPSAKSGAGKAAAGKPAAGKGASPKQAAGKASSPKQAAGKGPASKQAAGKAPAPKHAAAPKQPAGKKAAAPKGGKPAAVAQKGTPKANAAGKGGKGGKNDKPNKPGRGRAAVAAASSAAMPPPASSVRAEAAALRSSTAYVQDLETSTVLFAKNENVVRPIASISKLMTAVVVVDANQPMNEMLEITDDDIDGLKHTTSRLRVGTRLSRGDMLHLALMSSENRAANALGRNYPGGLPAFVAAMNAKAQALGMTSTRFIEPTGLSSDNVSSPHDLARLLRAASQRPLIHRYSTDTEYDVEINNRTQTFRNTNLLVRKPDWDIKVSKTGFINEAGECLVMLARINGRDLAIVLLDSQGKLSRIGDAVRIRRIVQSEVALAQAQPGG